The following coding sequences lie in one Crassostrea angulata isolate pt1a10 chromosome 10, ASM2561291v2, whole genome shotgun sequence genomic window:
- the LOC128166491 gene encoding IQ domain-containing protein E-like isoform X3 translates to MPKKPTRYYSDDYESDPDLHTVTTLISRNTAPVKAKKKEGSNKKKKEKAKKNTKATPRNRAQSAPPSRSGRTGHDLWMTAVKNRETASLTHRHPESPRHKSTTEYWVDTLRRTGTGITTQSTGSVGTTNTFTRLRRPNEAAMAYLSTSSYMRQMMGTEKNKKYSDPTAKPPSGTPAYRSQEEYYEQVLELKKQIKSLNQEISVLRAKARRTEEDNIKKEKEIEGLLDPTKNEEMRRTMGEKRAESGAVIQSLKQKILKLENQIRDKEANYAKLHADLKTTKVEEMKVQLEMCYQEIVRLQNMKDTGMTNHARTPTKENSAKIRALNETILRINKQNEELQLEIKDLREDLNREMEGKKFSGDYEDMNKKQLLCVVNNLEKRLEKMKKSGGDHDSLQSYDSKVDKKRRPSSATAGKIELSGSLEDRLDQLDKRETELLGELEKSKKQVKRLKDEKTENRQRMEEYEKLINDLQAEIDYLNDRQGKGTPRRGLPTRACAPRQQSPRNSRPPSGRKYSVDSTSSEDRRRRRQEQEQEERIENFTRQRAAKKLQKEWKSHRQGAKEREELNELANKHRETVAARRIQREWRAYHKEVERRHEKVEDFRRNRAAKTIQNRWTGYKYQKHEEEVDEAAELIGSALRGHSTRKNRMKRYMTDYDDYDDDDDSEGYSNAVDLIQSSVKGHYNRRTKLKTYRDDDESPVRNTLPNGRRASRPSSAVSRTSFGSKKNSGFGERPSSRGSHRAHESYDDDDDIQF, encoded by the exons ATGCCGAAAAAGCCAACA AGATATTATTCTGATGACTATGAGTCAGATCCTGATCTTCACACTGTAACAACACTG ATTTCAAGAAACACTGCCCCAGTAAAGGCCAAGAAGAAGGAAGGTAGCaacaaaaagaagaaagaaaaggcAAAGAAAAACACTAAAG CTACTCCCCGCAACAGAGCCCAAAGTGCCCCGCCCTCCAGAAGTGGTCGAACAGGCCATGATCTGTGGATGACAGCTGTGAAGAACAGAGAAACAG CTTCATTAACACATCGACATCCAGAGAGTCCCAGGCACAAATCTACCACAGAGTACTGGGTGGACACCTTGAGAAGGACAGGCACAG GAATCACCACACAGAGCACAGGAAGTGTAGGCACTACCAACACCTTCACCAGGCTGAGGAGACCCAATGAGGCAGCCATGGCTTACCTGAGCACATCTTCCTACATGAGACAAATGATGGgaacagaaaaaaacaaaaaatacagcGACCCTACAG cAAAACCTCCATCTGGTACACCAGCATATAGGTCCCAGGAGGAATATTATGAGCAGGTGCTCGAACTCAAAAAG CAAATCAAATCTTTAAATCAAGAGATTTCGGTCCTCCGGGCAAAAGCTCGCCGAACAGAAGAGGACAACATTAAGAAA GAAAAAGAGATAGAAGGTTTGCTCGATCCAACCAAGAATGAGGAAATGCGACGGACGATGGGCGAGAAGCGTGCCGAATCAGGGGCCGTAATCCAAAGTCTCAAACAGAAGATTCTCAAATTGGAAAACCAGATTAGAGACAAAGAAGCAAATTATGC AAAATTACATGCTGATTTAAAAACCACAAAAGTAGAAGAGATGAAAGTCCAACTAGAAATGTGTTACCAAGAGATTGTCAGATTACAGAATATGAAAGATACAGGGATGACAAACCATGCGag GACTCCAACCAAAGAAAACAGTGCCAAGATAAGAGCGCTGAATGAAACCATCCTAAGAATCAATAAACAGAACGAGGAATTACAGCTGGAGATTAAAGACTTAAGAGAGGACCTCAACAGAGAGATGGAGGGCAAAAAGTTTTCTG GGGACTATGAAGACATGAATAAGAAACAACTCTTGTGTGTTGTTAATAACTTAGAAAAG AGATTAGAGAAAATGAAGAAATCAGGGGGAGACCACGATTCCCTACAGTCATATGACAGTAAGGTGGACAAAAAACGCAGACCTAGTTCAG CTACTGCTGGTAAGATAGAACTGTCAGGATCCCTGGAAGACAGGCTTGATCAGTTAGACAAACGGGAAACTGAGCTGTTAGGAGAATTAGAGAAGTCCAAAAAACAGGTCAAGAGGTTGAAAGACGAGAAAACAGAAAACAGACAGAGGATGGAGGAATACGA AAAACTGATCAATGACCTGCAGGCAGAGATTGACTACCTGAATGACAGACAAGGGAAGGGGACGCCCCGCCGAGGGTTACCCACCAGAGCTTGTGCCCCCAGGCAACAGTCCCCAAG aAACAGCCGACCGCCAAGTGGACGCAAATACTCTGTGGACAGTACGTCATCAGAAGATAGGCGGCGGCGTAGACAG GAACAGGAGCAGGAGGAGAGAATAGAAAACTTTACAAGACAGCGAGCAGCCAAAAAACTACAGAAGGAATGGAAGAGTCATCGACAGGGGGCAAAGGAAAGAGAG GAGTTAAATGAATTAGCCAATAAGCACCGCGAAACGGTGGCTGCTCGTAGAATTCAGCGAGAGTGGCGAGCTTACCACAAAGAGGTCGAAAGACGACAT GAGAAAGTTGAAGATTTCCGTCGGAATCGTGCAGCCAAGACTATCCAAAATAGATGGACTGGctacaaatatcaaaaacaCGAAGAGGAAGTAGATGAG GCTGCTGAGTTAATTGGGTCGGCTCTGAGGGGACACAGTACACGAAAGAATCGAATGAAGCGATACATGACGGACTACGACGACTATGATGATGACGATGACAGTGAGGGGTACAGTAATGCAGTAGACCTGATACAGTCCAGCGTCAAAGGGCACTACAACAGGAGAACCAAACTGAAGACATACAG AGACGACGATGAAAGCCCGGTGAGAAATACACTTCCCAATGGAAGAAGGGCATCTAGACCATCCTCAG CTGTGTCAAGAACAAGTTTCGGCTCCAAG AAAAACTCTGGATTTGGCGAAAGGCCGAGTAGCAGAGGCAGCCATCGAGCACATGAATCTTATGACGACGATGACGACATCCAGTTCTAA
- the LOC128166491 gene encoding IQ domain-containing protein E-like isoform X4, producing the protein MPKKPTRYYSDDYESDPDLHTVTTLISRNTAPVKAKKKEGSNKKKKEKAKKNTKATPRNRAQSAPPSRSGRTGHDLWMTAVKNRETASLTHRHPESPRHKSTTEYWVDTLRRTGTGITTQSTGSVGTTNTFTRLRRPNEAAMAYLSTSSYMRQMMGTEKNKKYSDPTAKPPSGTPAYRSQEEYYEQVLELKKQIKSLNQEISVLRAKARRTEEDNIKKEKEIEGLLDPTKNEEMRRTMGEKRAESGAVIQSLKQKILKLENQIRDKEANYAKLHADLKTTKVEEMKVQLEMCYQEIVRLQNMKDTGMTNHARTPTKENSAKIRALNETILRINKQNEELQLEIKDLREDLNREMEGKKFSGDYEDMNKKQLLCVVNNLEKRLEKMKKSGGDHDSLQSYDSKVDKKRRPSSATAGKIELSGSLEDRLDQLDKRETELLGELEKSKKQVKRLKDEKTENRQRMEEYEKLINDLQAEIDYLNDRQGKGTPRRGLPTRACAPRQQSPRNSRPPSGRKYSVDSTSSEDRRRRRQEQEQEERIENFTRQRAAKKLQKEWKSHRQGAKEREEKVEDFRRNRAAKTIQNRWTGYKYQKHEEEVDEAAELIGSALRGHSTRKNRMKRYMTDYDDYDDDDDSEGYSNAVDLIQSSVKGHYNRRTKLKTYRDDDESPVRNTLPNGRRASRPSSAVSRTSFGSKKNSGFGERPSSRGSHRAHESYDDDDDIQF; encoded by the exons ATGCCGAAAAAGCCAACA AGATATTATTCTGATGACTATGAGTCAGATCCTGATCTTCACACTGTAACAACACTG ATTTCAAGAAACACTGCCCCAGTAAAGGCCAAGAAGAAGGAAGGTAGCaacaaaaagaagaaagaaaaggcAAAGAAAAACACTAAAG CTACTCCCCGCAACAGAGCCCAAAGTGCCCCGCCCTCCAGAAGTGGTCGAACAGGCCATGATCTGTGGATGACAGCTGTGAAGAACAGAGAAACAG CTTCATTAACACATCGACATCCAGAGAGTCCCAGGCACAAATCTACCACAGAGTACTGGGTGGACACCTTGAGAAGGACAGGCACAG GAATCACCACACAGAGCACAGGAAGTGTAGGCACTACCAACACCTTCACCAGGCTGAGGAGACCCAATGAGGCAGCCATGGCTTACCTGAGCACATCTTCCTACATGAGACAAATGATGGgaacagaaaaaaacaaaaaatacagcGACCCTACAG cAAAACCTCCATCTGGTACACCAGCATATAGGTCCCAGGAGGAATATTATGAGCAGGTGCTCGAACTCAAAAAG CAAATCAAATCTTTAAATCAAGAGATTTCGGTCCTCCGGGCAAAAGCTCGCCGAACAGAAGAGGACAACATTAAGAAA GAAAAAGAGATAGAAGGTTTGCTCGATCCAACCAAGAATGAGGAAATGCGACGGACGATGGGCGAGAAGCGTGCCGAATCAGGGGCCGTAATCCAAAGTCTCAAACAGAAGATTCTCAAATTGGAAAACCAGATTAGAGACAAAGAAGCAAATTATGC AAAATTACATGCTGATTTAAAAACCACAAAAGTAGAAGAGATGAAAGTCCAACTAGAAATGTGTTACCAAGAGATTGTCAGATTACAGAATATGAAAGATACAGGGATGACAAACCATGCGag GACTCCAACCAAAGAAAACAGTGCCAAGATAAGAGCGCTGAATGAAACCATCCTAAGAATCAATAAACAGAACGAGGAATTACAGCTGGAGATTAAAGACTTAAGAGAGGACCTCAACAGAGAGATGGAGGGCAAAAAGTTTTCTG GGGACTATGAAGACATGAATAAGAAACAACTCTTGTGTGTTGTTAATAACTTAGAAAAG AGATTAGAGAAAATGAAGAAATCAGGGGGAGACCACGATTCCCTACAGTCATATGACAGTAAGGTGGACAAAAAACGCAGACCTAGTTCAG CTACTGCTGGTAAGATAGAACTGTCAGGATCCCTGGAAGACAGGCTTGATCAGTTAGACAAACGGGAAACTGAGCTGTTAGGAGAATTAGAGAAGTCCAAAAAACAGGTCAAGAGGTTGAAAGACGAGAAAACAGAAAACAGACAGAGGATGGAGGAATACGA AAAACTGATCAATGACCTGCAGGCAGAGATTGACTACCTGAATGACAGACAAGGGAAGGGGACGCCCCGCCGAGGGTTACCCACCAGAGCTTGTGCCCCCAGGCAACAGTCCCCAAG aAACAGCCGACCGCCAAGTGGACGCAAATACTCTGTGGACAGTACGTCATCAGAAGATAGGCGGCGGCGTAGACAG GAACAGGAGCAGGAGGAGAGAATAGAAAACTTTACAAGACAGCGAGCAGCCAAAAAACTACAGAAGGAATGGAAGAGTCATCGACAGGGGGCAAAGGAAAGAGAG GAGAAAGTTGAAGATTTCCGTCGGAATCGTGCAGCCAAGACTATCCAAAATAGATGGACTGGctacaaatatcaaaaacaCGAAGAGGAAGTAGATGAG GCTGCTGAGTTAATTGGGTCGGCTCTGAGGGGACACAGTACACGAAAGAATCGAATGAAGCGATACATGACGGACTACGACGACTATGATGATGACGATGACAGTGAGGGGTACAGTAATGCAGTAGACCTGATACAGTCCAGCGTCAAAGGGCACTACAACAGGAGAACCAAACTGAAGACATACAG AGACGACGATGAAAGCCCGGTGAGAAATACACTTCCCAATGGAAGAAGGGCATCTAGACCATCCTCAG CTGTGTCAAGAACAAGTTTCGGCTCCAAG AAAAACTCTGGATTTGGCGAAAGGCCGAGTAGCAGAGGCAGCCATCGAGCACATGAATCTTATGACGACGATGACGACATCCAGTTCTAA
- the LOC128166491 gene encoding IQ domain-containing protein E-like isoform X2, producing the protein MPKKPTRYYSDDYESDPDLHTVTTLISRNTAPVKAKKKEGSNKKKKEKAKKNTKATPRNRAQSAPPSRSGRTGHDLWMTAVKNRETASLTHRHPESPRHKSTTEYWVDTLRRTGTGITTQSTGSVGTTNTFTRLRRPNEAAMAYLSTSSYMRQMMGTEKNKKYSDPTAKPPSGTPAYRSQEEYYEQVLELKKQIKSLNQEISVLRAKARRTEEDNIKKEKEIEGLLDPTKNEEMRRTMGEKRAESGAVIQSLKQKILKLENQIRDKEANYAKLHADLKTTKVEEMKVQLEMCYQEIVRLQNMKDTGMTNHARTPTKENSAKIRALNETILRINKQNEELQLEIKDLREDLNREMEGKKFSGDYEDMNKKQLLCVVNNLEKRLEKMKKSGGDHDSLQSYDSKVDKKRRPSSATAGKIELSGSLEDRLDQLDKRETELLGELEKSKKQVKRLKDEKTENRQRMEEYEKLINDLQAEIDYLNDRQGKGTPRRGLPTRACAPRQQSPRNSRPPSGRKYSVDSTSSEDRRRRRQEQEQEERIENFTRQRAAKKLQKEWKSHRQGAKEREQEELESKVNQVKTNHAARVIQTKWKKHRGDADKKKEEERLFNEKVEDFRRNRAAKTIQNRWTGYKYQKHEEEVDEAAELIGSALRGHSTRKNRMKRYMTDYDDYDDDDDSEGYSNAVDLIQSSVKGHYNRRTKLKTYRDDDESPVRNTLPNGRRASRPSSAVSRTSFGSKKNSGFGERPSSRGSHRAHESYDDDDDIQF; encoded by the exons ATGCCGAAAAAGCCAACA AGATATTATTCTGATGACTATGAGTCAGATCCTGATCTTCACACTGTAACAACACTG ATTTCAAGAAACACTGCCCCAGTAAAGGCCAAGAAGAAGGAAGGTAGCaacaaaaagaagaaagaaaaggcAAAGAAAAACACTAAAG CTACTCCCCGCAACAGAGCCCAAAGTGCCCCGCCCTCCAGAAGTGGTCGAACAGGCCATGATCTGTGGATGACAGCTGTGAAGAACAGAGAAACAG CTTCATTAACACATCGACATCCAGAGAGTCCCAGGCACAAATCTACCACAGAGTACTGGGTGGACACCTTGAGAAGGACAGGCACAG GAATCACCACACAGAGCACAGGAAGTGTAGGCACTACCAACACCTTCACCAGGCTGAGGAGACCCAATGAGGCAGCCATGGCTTACCTGAGCACATCTTCCTACATGAGACAAATGATGGgaacagaaaaaaacaaaaaatacagcGACCCTACAG cAAAACCTCCATCTGGTACACCAGCATATAGGTCCCAGGAGGAATATTATGAGCAGGTGCTCGAACTCAAAAAG CAAATCAAATCTTTAAATCAAGAGATTTCGGTCCTCCGGGCAAAAGCTCGCCGAACAGAAGAGGACAACATTAAGAAA GAAAAAGAGATAGAAGGTTTGCTCGATCCAACCAAGAATGAGGAAATGCGACGGACGATGGGCGAGAAGCGTGCCGAATCAGGGGCCGTAATCCAAAGTCTCAAACAGAAGATTCTCAAATTGGAAAACCAGATTAGAGACAAAGAAGCAAATTATGC AAAATTACATGCTGATTTAAAAACCACAAAAGTAGAAGAGATGAAAGTCCAACTAGAAATGTGTTACCAAGAGATTGTCAGATTACAGAATATGAAAGATACAGGGATGACAAACCATGCGag GACTCCAACCAAAGAAAACAGTGCCAAGATAAGAGCGCTGAATGAAACCATCCTAAGAATCAATAAACAGAACGAGGAATTACAGCTGGAGATTAAAGACTTAAGAGAGGACCTCAACAGAGAGATGGAGGGCAAAAAGTTTTCTG GGGACTATGAAGACATGAATAAGAAACAACTCTTGTGTGTTGTTAATAACTTAGAAAAG AGATTAGAGAAAATGAAGAAATCAGGGGGAGACCACGATTCCCTACAGTCATATGACAGTAAGGTGGACAAAAAACGCAGACCTAGTTCAG CTACTGCTGGTAAGATAGAACTGTCAGGATCCCTGGAAGACAGGCTTGATCAGTTAGACAAACGGGAAACTGAGCTGTTAGGAGAATTAGAGAAGTCCAAAAAACAGGTCAAGAGGTTGAAAGACGAGAAAACAGAAAACAGACAGAGGATGGAGGAATACGA AAAACTGATCAATGACCTGCAGGCAGAGATTGACTACCTGAATGACAGACAAGGGAAGGGGACGCCCCGCCGAGGGTTACCCACCAGAGCTTGTGCCCCCAGGCAACAGTCCCCAAG aAACAGCCGACCGCCAAGTGGACGCAAATACTCTGTGGACAGTACGTCATCAGAAGATAGGCGGCGGCGTAGACAG GAACAGGAGCAGGAGGAGAGAATAGAAAACTTTACAAGACAGCGAGCAGCCAAAAAACTACAGAAGGAATGGAAGAGTCATCGACAGGGGGCAAAGGAAAGAGAG CAAGAGGAGTTAGAAAGTAAGGTCAATCAGGTGAAAACAAATCACGCAGCCCGAGTGATTCAGACTAAGTGGAAAAAACACAGAGGTGATGCAGACAAAAAGAAAGAGGAGGAGCGGCTGTTCAAT GAGAAAGTTGAAGATTTCCGTCGGAATCGTGCAGCCAAGACTATCCAAAATAGATGGACTGGctacaaatatcaaaaacaCGAAGAGGAAGTAGATGAG GCTGCTGAGTTAATTGGGTCGGCTCTGAGGGGACACAGTACACGAAAGAATCGAATGAAGCGATACATGACGGACTACGACGACTATGATGATGACGATGACAGTGAGGGGTACAGTAATGCAGTAGACCTGATACAGTCCAGCGTCAAAGGGCACTACAACAGGAGAACCAAACTGAAGACATACAG AGACGACGATGAAAGCCCGGTGAGAAATACACTTCCCAATGGAAGAAGGGCATCTAGACCATCCTCAG CTGTGTCAAGAACAAGTTTCGGCTCCAAG AAAAACTCTGGATTTGGCGAAAGGCCGAGTAGCAGAGGCAGCCATCGAGCACATGAATCTTATGACGACGATGACGACATCCAGTTCTAA
- the LOC128166491 gene encoding IQ domain-containing protein E-like isoform X1: MPKKPTRYYSDDYESDPDLHTVTTLISRNTAPVKAKKKEGSNKKKKEKAKKNTKATPRNRAQSAPPSRSGRTGHDLWMTAVKNRETASLTHRHPESPRHKSTTEYWVDTLRRTGTGITTQSTGSVGTTNTFTRLRRPNEAAMAYLSTSSYMRQMMGTEKNKKYSDPTAKPPSGTPAYRSQEEYYEQVLELKKQIKSLNQEISVLRAKARRTEEDNIKKEKEIEGLLDPTKNEEMRRTMGEKRAESGAVIQSLKQKILKLENQIRDKEANYAKLHADLKTTKVEEMKVQLEMCYQEIVRLQNMKDTGMTNHARTPTKENSAKIRALNETILRINKQNEELQLEIKDLREDLNREMEGKKFSGDYEDMNKKQLLCVVNNLEKRLEKMKKSGGDHDSLQSYDSKVDKKRRPSSATAGKIELSGSLEDRLDQLDKRETELLGELEKSKKQVKRLKDEKTENRQRMEEYEKLINDLQAEIDYLNDRQGKGTPRRGLPTRACAPRQQSPRNSRPPSGRKYSVDSTSSEDRRRRRQEQEQEERIENFTRQRAAKKLQKEWKSHRQGAKEREELNELANKHRETVAARRIQREWRAYHKEVERRHQEELESKVNQVKTNHAARVIQTKWKKHRGDADKKKEEERLFNEKVEDFRRNRAAKTIQNRWTGYKYQKHEEEVDEAAELIGSALRGHSTRKNRMKRYMTDYDDYDDDDDSEGYSNAVDLIQSSVKGHYNRRTKLKTYRDDDESPVRNTLPNGRRASRPSSAVSRTSFGSKKNSGFGERPSSRGSHRAHESYDDDDDIQF, translated from the exons ATGCCGAAAAAGCCAACA AGATATTATTCTGATGACTATGAGTCAGATCCTGATCTTCACACTGTAACAACACTG ATTTCAAGAAACACTGCCCCAGTAAAGGCCAAGAAGAAGGAAGGTAGCaacaaaaagaagaaagaaaaggcAAAGAAAAACACTAAAG CTACTCCCCGCAACAGAGCCCAAAGTGCCCCGCCCTCCAGAAGTGGTCGAACAGGCCATGATCTGTGGATGACAGCTGTGAAGAACAGAGAAACAG CTTCATTAACACATCGACATCCAGAGAGTCCCAGGCACAAATCTACCACAGAGTACTGGGTGGACACCTTGAGAAGGACAGGCACAG GAATCACCACACAGAGCACAGGAAGTGTAGGCACTACCAACACCTTCACCAGGCTGAGGAGACCCAATGAGGCAGCCATGGCTTACCTGAGCACATCTTCCTACATGAGACAAATGATGGgaacagaaaaaaacaaaaaatacagcGACCCTACAG cAAAACCTCCATCTGGTACACCAGCATATAGGTCCCAGGAGGAATATTATGAGCAGGTGCTCGAACTCAAAAAG CAAATCAAATCTTTAAATCAAGAGATTTCGGTCCTCCGGGCAAAAGCTCGCCGAACAGAAGAGGACAACATTAAGAAA GAAAAAGAGATAGAAGGTTTGCTCGATCCAACCAAGAATGAGGAAATGCGACGGACGATGGGCGAGAAGCGTGCCGAATCAGGGGCCGTAATCCAAAGTCTCAAACAGAAGATTCTCAAATTGGAAAACCAGATTAGAGACAAAGAAGCAAATTATGC AAAATTACATGCTGATTTAAAAACCACAAAAGTAGAAGAGATGAAAGTCCAACTAGAAATGTGTTACCAAGAGATTGTCAGATTACAGAATATGAAAGATACAGGGATGACAAACCATGCGag GACTCCAACCAAAGAAAACAGTGCCAAGATAAGAGCGCTGAATGAAACCATCCTAAGAATCAATAAACAGAACGAGGAATTACAGCTGGAGATTAAAGACTTAAGAGAGGACCTCAACAGAGAGATGGAGGGCAAAAAGTTTTCTG GGGACTATGAAGACATGAATAAGAAACAACTCTTGTGTGTTGTTAATAACTTAGAAAAG AGATTAGAGAAAATGAAGAAATCAGGGGGAGACCACGATTCCCTACAGTCATATGACAGTAAGGTGGACAAAAAACGCAGACCTAGTTCAG CTACTGCTGGTAAGATAGAACTGTCAGGATCCCTGGAAGACAGGCTTGATCAGTTAGACAAACGGGAAACTGAGCTGTTAGGAGAATTAGAGAAGTCCAAAAAACAGGTCAAGAGGTTGAAAGACGAGAAAACAGAAAACAGACAGAGGATGGAGGAATACGA AAAACTGATCAATGACCTGCAGGCAGAGATTGACTACCTGAATGACAGACAAGGGAAGGGGACGCCCCGCCGAGGGTTACCCACCAGAGCTTGTGCCCCCAGGCAACAGTCCCCAAG aAACAGCCGACCGCCAAGTGGACGCAAATACTCTGTGGACAGTACGTCATCAGAAGATAGGCGGCGGCGTAGACAG GAACAGGAGCAGGAGGAGAGAATAGAAAACTTTACAAGACAGCGAGCAGCCAAAAAACTACAGAAGGAATGGAAGAGTCATCGACAGGGGGCAAAGGAAAGAGAG GAGTTAAATGAATTAGCCAATAAGCACCGCGAAACGGTGGCTGCTCGTAGAATTCAGCGAGAGTGGCGAGCTTACCACAAAGAGGTCGAAAGACGACAT CAAGAGGAGTTAGAAAGTAAGGTCAATCAGGTGAAAACAAATCACGCAGCCCGAGTGATTCAGACTAAGTGGAAAAAACACAGAGGTGATGCAGACAAAAAGAAAGAGGAGGAGCGGCTGTTCAAT GAGAAAGTTGAAGATTTCCGTCGGAATCGTGCAGCCAAGACTATCCAAAATAGATGGACTGGctacaaatatcaaaaacaCGAAGAGGAAGTAGATGAG GCTGCTGAGTTAATTGGGTCGGCTCTGAGGGGACACAGTACACGAAAGAATCGAATGAAGCGATACATGACGGACTACGACGACTATGATGATGACGATGACAGTGAGGGGTACAGTAATGCAGTAGACCTGATACAGTCCAGCGTCAAAGGGCACTACAACAGGAGAACCAAACTGAAGACATACAG AGACGACGATGAAAGCCCGGTGAGAAATACACTTCCCAATGGAAGAAGGGCATCTAGACCATCCTCAG CTGTGTCAAGAACAAGTTTCGGCTCCAAG AAAAACTCTGGATTTGGCGAAAGGCCGAGTAGCAGAGGCAGCCATCGAGCACATGAATCTTATGACGACGATGACGACATCCAGTTCTAA